The Cystobacter ferrugineus genome contains the following window.
GAGGGCATCCAGGGCCTCGGGGAGTGCCGGCGCGGTGAGCTCCACGAAGCCCAGGCCCACGCGCCGCTCCGGATGGGCCTCGCGGTAGGCGTCCACGAAACGGTGCACCTCGGCGATGGCCTGCGCATCCCGGCTGCCATGTCCGACGAAGAGGATGCCGCGGTGGGAACGAGGGGTGCTCACGGGTGGGCTTCCTGGTTTGTGGGGACGAGGTGAGGGAGGAGGCGCCGGGCGGCCTCGGCGACCGTGAGGGGCGGGGCCTCCCCTGACTCGGGAAGGAAGGGCGCGAGCTGGGTCCACAACTCGGCGACGGCCGGTGCGCGCAGGTGCGCCCGTGCCAGCAGCGCCGCGTCCCGGAAGACCTCCGCGGGAGGACCGAAGGCGAGCAGTCGCCCCTCGCCGAGAATGGCCACCCGGTCGGCGAAGAAGGGCACCTCGTCGGTGGCATGGGTGGAGACGACCAGGGCCACGTCGCGCTCGCGCGCCAGTCGCCGCAGCAGTCCCGCCGTCTCGCGCTCGCCCACCGGATCCAACCCGGCGGTGGGCTCATCGAGCAGCAGCACCGCCGGATGCATCGCCAGCACGCCCGCGAGACAGGCCCGCTTCTTCTCCCCGAAGCTGAGCGCCTCGATGGGACGCTCCGCCAGGTGAGTCAGCCCGGTGGCCGCGAGCGCCTCGTCCACCCGGGCCCGCACCGCGTCCGGGGCGAGTCCCTGATGCATCGGCCCGATGGCCACGTCCTCCCCAACCGTGGTGCCGAACAACTGGTCATCCGG
Protein-coding sequences here:
- a CDS encoding energy-coupling factor ABC transporter ATP-binding protein codes for the protein MKAALALEALAVGNPGGPAILSGLSLEVRPGEVVALLGANGCGKTTLLRGIAGLVLERAGKVWLRGQVAPRGAVARTEAGLALAFQNPDDQLFGTTVGEDVAIGPMHQGLAPDAVRARVDEALAATGLTHLAERPIEALSFGEKKRACLAGVLAMHPAVLLLDEPTAGLDPVGERETAGLLRRLARERDVALVVSTHATDEVPFFADRVAILGEGRLLAFGPPAEVFRDAALLARAHLRAPAVAELWTQLAPFLPESGEAPPLTVAEAARRLLPHLVPTNQEAHP